A genome region from Anomalospiza imberbis isolate Cuckoo-Finch-1a 21T00152 unplaced genomic scaffold, ASM3175350v1 scaffold_78, whole genome shotgun sequence includes the following:
- the LOC137467752 gene encoding serine/threonine-protein kinase PAK 3-like, which yields MSLRGQNRERAVNELLLLKDKKNPNIVSSLDSFLVDGDLWLVMEYMDGGTLQDVVRQTRMAEGEMAAVSREVRDPACDCHALDTMVLPKRA from the exons atgagtctgagagggcagaacagggaacgagctgtgaatgagctcctgctcctgaaggacaagaagaaccccaacattgtcagctctttggacag cttccttgtggatggagatctctggctggtgatggaatacatggatggaggaactttgcaggacgttgtcagacagacacgcatggctgaaggagagatggcagctgtcagtcgggaggtgagggatcctgcctgtgactgccatgccttggacacgatggtccttcccaagagggcgtga